Within Salmo salar unplaced genomic scaffold, Ssal_v3.1, whole genome shotgun sequence, the genomic segment gacatctcagtcagagtcgtgggcatctctctcctcttgtctgtACTCAACATGTATTCAaagactgttgcagaaatccaacagaacactggaatgtggcacatgatgtggaggctccttgatgtctttatgtgtgagatgattctgctggacaggtcctcatcactgaatctcttcctgaagtactcctccttctgtgggtcattgaaccctcgtacctctgtcacctgctCAACACACTTAGGTGGTATCTGATTGGTTGCTGCTGGTCGGGAGGTTATCCATAGCaaagcagagggaagcagattccccttaatgaggtttgtcagcagaacatcaacAGATGATGTCTGGGTAACATCAGACACCTTTTCATTGTGCTGGAAATCCAATGGAAGTCTGCTTTCATCcaaaccatcaaagatgaacatagCTTTACAGGCAGTGAGTTTCTTTGCATTGCCTATGTCGAGTTCTGTGTGGAAGTCATTTAAAAGTCTGAGAAGACTGTACTGGAGATCTTTGATCAAGTTCAGCTCCCGGAAAGGAAGcacaaatatgatctccaattctTGGTTTGCCTTCCCTTCAGCCCAGTCTaggatgaacttctgcacagagactgtttttccgatGCCAGCGATGCCCttggtcagcacagttctgatgctTCTCTCTTGGCCAGGTAAGGGTTTAAAGATGTCATTGCAGTGGATTGCTGTGTCATGTGAGGGTGGCATCCTGGATGCTGTCTCTAGCTGCCACACCTCATGTTCATTGTTAACCCCTTCACACTCTccttctgtgatgtagagctctgtgtaaatCCTGTTGAGAGGAGTTTGATTCCCTTCTTTTTCCATGCCTTCTATCACACATTCATACCTCCTTTTCAGACTGTCTTTATGGTTTACTATAGCTATCTGCAGGGTGTCATCCACTACAAGGGAAGTGTAAAAGGATGTGTATCAGACACATTCATTGACAGGATGAAGTGGGCCTTCCACAACCACAGTAACTTATaggggggaaaaatgtatttgatcccctgctgattttgtatgtttgcccacttacaaagaaatgatcagtctataattttaatagtaggtttatttgaacagtgatagacagaataacaacaaacaaatccagaaaaacgcatttaaaaaatgttataaaatgatttgcattttaatgatggaaataagtatttgacccctctgcaaaacatgacttagtacttgttggcaaaacccttgttggcaatcacagaggtcagacgtatcttgtagttggccaccagatttgtacacatctcaggagggattttgtctcactcctctttgcagatcttctccacgtcattaaggtttcaaggctgacgtttggcaactccaaccttgagctccctccacagattttctatgggattaaggtctggagactggctaagccactccaggaccttaatgtgcttcttcttgagccactcttttgttgccctggctgagggaaggaggttctcacccaagatttgacggtacatggccccgtctatcgtccctttgatgcggtgaagttgtcctgtccccttagcagaaaaatacccccaaagcataatgtttccacctccatgtttgatggtggagatggtgttcttggggtcataggcagcatacctcctcctccaaacacggcgagttgagttgatgtcaaagagctccattttggtctcatctgaccacaacaatttcaccagttgtcctctgagtcattcagatgttcattggcaaacttcagatgggcatgtataagtattcttgagcagggggaccttgcgggcgctgcaggatttcagtccttcacggcgtagtgtgttaccaattgttttcttggtgactatggtcccagctgccttgagatcattgacaagatcctcccgtgtagttctaggctgattcctcactattctcatgatcattgcaactccacgaggtgagatcttgcatggagccccaggccaagggatattgacagttcttttgtgtttcttccatttgcgaataatcgcaccaactgttgtcaccttctcaccaagctgcttggcgatggtcttgtagcccattccagactTGTgtagtctacaatcttgtccctgacatccttggagagctctttggtcttggccatggtggagagtttggaatctgattgattgattgcttctgtggacaggtgtcttttttacaggtaacaagctgcggttaggagcactccctttaagtgtgtgctcctaatctcagctcgttacctgtataaaagacacctggaagccagaaatctttctgattgagagggggtcaaatacttatttccctcactaaaatgcaaataaatttataacatttctgacatgcctttttctggatatttttgttgttattctgtctctcactgttcaaataaacctaccattaaaattataggctgatcctttctttgtcagtgggcaaacgtacaaaatcagcaggggatcaaatacttttttcccccactgtatattatcTCATATTATTGTAGTTAACTACATTTAAATCATATTGAGGTATTGACTTAGCACACGTGCAAGTGTTCTTACTGTTTTCAGAGCCTCTTGCATCATTGGGTTCACTCAGGTGCTGTAGTACAGGAAGTGTTCTGGATCTCTTTCTACACTGAGGACAGTCATAGTCTCCTGAAGGAGCAGGTTTCTCCCAGTATTTGGTGATGCACTGTCTGCAGAACCTGTGTCCACAGGTGATAGAGACCGGATCCCTCAGAACCTGCTGACACACTGCACACTTGgactgatcctctggcagagtagaccatccactacagagataaaggagagagagatactgatcctctaacagagtagaccatccactacagagataaaggagagtgagagatactgatcctcaaACAGAGTAGACCATACACTAcagagatacaggagagagagagatactgatccactaacagagtagaccatccaatacagagataaaggagagagagatgctgatccactaacagagtagaccatccactacagagataaaagaGGGTGCAGTAATTCCTCTAATAAACTTAGTTCCAACAAACTACACATGACAAAACATATCTATATGACATATTGAAGATTATTCTCCTCACTAGTAATATCATACATTCTGACTAGT encodes:
- the LOC106599998 gene encoding NLR family CARD domain-containing protein 3 isoform X2, yielding MDDTLQIAIVNHKDSLKRRYECVIEGMEKEGNQTPLNRIYTELYITEGECEGVNNEHEVWQLETASRMPPSHDTAIHCNDIFKPLPGQERSIRTVLTKGIAGIGKTVSVQKFILDWAEGKANQELEIIFVLPFRELNLIKDLQYSLLRLLNDFHTELDIGNAKKLTACKAMFIFDGLDESRLPLDFQHNEKVSDVTQTSSVDVLLTNLIKGNLLPSALLWITSRPAATNQIPPKCVEQVTEVRGFNDPQKEEYFRKRFSDEDLSSRIISHIKTSRSLHIMCHIPVFCWISATVFEYMLSTDKRREMPTTLTEMSIHFLLIQTSLKNQKYHGSDEMDQQELMESDKEIILKLGKLAFENLVKGNLMFYEEDLKEAGLDVKEASVYSGVCTQIFKEESVLFQRVVYCFVHLSIQEFLSAVYMYHCYTTKNMDALKPFLKRKSRGASVEITLHELLNSTVDKALESKNGHLYLFVRFLHGMSLESNQKLLRGLVTQTESSPESIQKTIRSLKVMQRKNISPERCINLFHCLIEMKDHSVQEEIKAYLRSENRSKNLSLAECSALAYMLQISEEVLDVFDLKEYKTSEEGRRRLLPAVRSCRKAL